The following coding sequences lie in one bacterium genomic window:
- a CDS encoding N-6 DNA methylase, with translation MANDSISNKLWSACNKMRQDPGTTGALQYVEQFSWLLFLKVYEETENKNEAKAAFEGKTYQRNIDGEYRWSVWTGKDTYLTGPDLLKFVQNKLIPHLCTLSGNRTKEIISEIFTNTQNRMEDGYLLREVVDVMVGVDFFSDEDSFAVSSIYEGLFSRMKSAEIKPLAEFHTPRVIARFMTEMVAPKIGQTIYDPCNGPSGFLTEAYHFMRPKAKNVADNEKLQKETFYGKELKSLPFILGTMNMILNGIATPNIRKMNTLSINLFNLTEKYDIILTNPPFSGTVRGIDSNFPYPSAQTEILFLQHCMRSLKEGGKCAIVFPEGVLFENQDQSYINTKKELLQSFNLHHIIRLPKGSFAPYTPINTNILFFDKTGPTKEIHYYDLPITDGRKNFTKTRPITNDHFNEIKELWNTNELTERSWIINRDDVIKKNYSLDFRHPNQNSIIKLPNSKEIVQMIRESFGLMEGLFSEIEENISRHIDCAYEEYPLGKLLIRKKEKIEIKDGQQYKRTTVKMHGKGVILRDQVSGNSIGTKKQFTVSPGHLLMSKIDARNGAFGIIPKELEKAIITGNFWDYEVNTKLLNPDFFAFLTQTNSFLDFCIKSSRGATNRQYLEEKLFLAQVIKIPKDISVQKKIVENINGLSLLSTNLIKHSEKYKRHIDSIVPVFLEKVFGGEIET, from the coding sequence ATGGCAAACGATTCAATTTCAAATAAATTATGGAGCGCGTGCAATAAAATGCGCCAAGACCCGGGTACGACCGGAGCTTTGCAGTATGTGGAGCAATTTTCATGGCTTCTCTTTTTGAAAGTATACGAGGAAACAGAAAATAAGAATGAAGCAAAGGCTGCTTTTGAGGGGAAAACATACCAGAGGAACATTGACGGCGAATATCGCTGGAGTGTTTGGACTGGGAAAGATACTTATCTCACTGGGCCAGACCTTCTTAAATTTGTGCAAAATAAACTTATCCCGCATTTATGCACGCTTTCTGGTAATCGCACCAAAGAAATTATCTCTGAAATTTTTACCAATACTCAAAACAGAATGGAGGACGGCTATCTTTTGCGAGAAGTGGTAGATGTGATGGTTGGCGTGGATTTTTTCTCTGACGAAGATTCCTTTGCCGTTTCGAGTATTTATGAGGGATTATTTAGCCGAATGAAATCGGCAGAAATAAAACCGCTTGCTGAATTTCACACTCCGCGAGTCATTGCTCGGTTTATGACGGAAATGGTTGCTCCTAAAATTGGCCAAACGATATACGACCCTTGCAATGGGCCGTCAGGATTCTTGACAGAGGCGTATCATTTTATGCGACCGAAAGCAAAAAATGTAGCTGATAACGAAAAATTACAAAAGGAAACTTTTTATGGAAAGGAATTAAAATCGTTGCCGTTTATTCTTGGCACAATGAATATGATTTTGAACGGAATTGCTACGCCAAACATTCGTAAAATGAATACGCTTTCCATCAATCTTTTCAATCTTACTGAAAAATATGACATTATTCTTACCAACCCTCCATTTTCCGGCACAGTGCGTGGTATAGATTCAAATTTTCCATATCCATCTGCACAGACAGAAATTTTATTTTTACAACACTGTATGCGTTCGCTTAAGGAAGGCGGAAAGTGCGCAATAGTTTTTCCAGAGGGTGTTTTATTTGAAAATCAAGATCAATCTTATATTAATACCAAGAAGGAACTTCTTCAAAGTTTTAATCTTCATCACATAATCCGTTTACCGAAAGGATCCTTTGCTCCTTATACACCAATTAACACCAATATACTTTTCTTTGATAAAACCGGACCGACTAAAGAAATTCATTATTATGACCTACCAATTACAGATGGAAGAAAAAATTTTACTAAGACAAGACCGATAACAAATGACCATTTCAACGAAATTAAGGAATTATGGAATACAAATGAACTAACAGAACGGTCGTGGATTATAAATAGAGATGATGTGATAAAAAAGAATTATTCTCTTGATTTTCGGCATCCGAATCAAAATTCAATAATTAAGCTTCCGAACTCAAAAGAAATTGTCCAGATGATAAGAGAAAGTTTTGGATTAATGGAAGGATTGTTTAGTGAAATTGAAGAGAACATATCTAGACATATAGATTGTGCATATGAGGAATATCCATTAGGTAAGCTTTTGATACGGAAAAAAGAGAAGATTGAAATAAAAGATGGACAACAATATAAAAGAACAACAGTTAAAATGCACGGCAAGGGCGTTATTCTTAGAGATCAAGTGAGTGGCAACAGTATTGGTACAAAAAAACAATTTACTGTGAGTCCGGGACATTTACTAATGTCAAAAATTGATGCAAGGAATGGTGCTTTTGGTATTATTCCGAAAGAGCTTGAGAAAGCAATTATCACCGGAAATTTCTGGGACTACGAAGTAAACACAAAATTATTAAATCCTGATTTCTTTGCTTTTTTAACACAAACGAATAGCTTTCTTGATTTCTGTATTAAATCTAGTAGAGGTGCGACCAACCGTCAGTATTTGGAAGAGAAATTATTTCTTGCTCAAGTAATAAAAATCCCAAAGGATATAAGTGTTCAGAAAAAAATAGTAGAAAACATAAATGGCTTGTCCTTACTTTCAACTAATCTAATTAAACATAGCGAGAAGTATAAAAGGCATATTGACTCAATTGTCCCGGTTTTTCTAGAGAAGGTTTTTGGCGGGGAAATAGAGACATAG
- a CDS encoding DEAD/DEAH box helicase family protein, giving the protein MAYNEADTRAKIIDPKLYQSGWVEDFISREFYFTEGKIYLVGDEAKRKEPKKADYLLRYNDALPLAVVEAKEEEKSATTGMQQAKDYAERLDIMFAYATNGHEIEEFDFSTNTQKTIPNFPSREELYQRFIKARNLESVDIAPLTIAYNKQTFNENPRYYQQVAIRRAIEELSKGRNRILLNLATGTGKTTIAFQIAWKLRQAGKIRRVLFLADRNVLRDQAFNTFEPFGNARGYIENGEISTARDIYFSIYQSMYGEKDGKRVFEQYPKDFFDLVIIDECHRSGFGNWNDILKHFSSAIHLGMTATPKQDENINTYKYFGNPQNNFKAAYEYTMAQGIDDGFLANFLLHKVNLNVDKDGLKIEDAVKEGAQVEIPDDAEPDDFYKMEQFEKQIILPDRTEKMCEHLAGLIKTYGEMQKTIVFCVTMDHAGEVSKHLQNSFAYLGYPNYAVRIVSEESDALALLKTFQDQAQSVPVIATTVDLLSTGFDAPTVQNIVFMKPIRSPIVFKQIMGRGSRISKEKGKLWYRVIDYTNATRLIDEWIEGTPEIKPDSPRINFLNGSVVGPMHDAFDVIAPIENALLTIQLSPNEQIQSRTDKDGLFALTNLPEGKIKLFVTASGYKRREITLETQPTTKEKIQIELTLQKKPVPPIKVTGLTVFIEDEMMFEVEILGKRLNLKEYVAYSKEEIGKIATNVENLRTTWIKQETRDALIAELEQNGINIKMLSKITNNDEADDYDLLASLGFGEQIHSRQERADAVVNKEQEFLKLFTPDQLRIIKGLLLKYQENGITEITKADVFDVYPMPGFTYSQNAFGSPRALRQNVDKLQEKLYANN; this is encoded by the coding sequence ATGGCATACAACGAAGCAGATACAAGAGCAAAAATAATTGATCCAAAACTTTACCAATCTGGATGGGTAGAGGATTTTATTTCGCGTGAATTTTATTTTACCGAAGGAAAAATTTATCTTGTCGGAGATGAGGCGAAAAGAAAAGAACCTAAAAAGGCAGATTATTTACTCCGATACAACGACGCGCTACCTCTTGCTGTGGTTGAAGCAAAAGAAGAAGAAAAATCTGCCACGACTGGTATGCAACAGGCAAAAGACTACGCCGAACGCCTCGATATTATGTTTGCCTACGCAACAAACGGACACGAGATTGAAGAATTCGATTTTTCAACAAATACTCAAAAAACTATTCCCAATTTCCCATCTCGCGAAGAACTTTATCAACGATTTATTAAGGCACGAAACCTCGAATCAGTAGATATCGCTCCTCTTACTATTGCATACAACAAACAAACTTTTAATGAGAATCCTCGTTATTATCAGCAGGTTGCTATTCGTCGAGCCATAGAAGAACTAAGTAAGGGACGAAATAGAATCCTACTTAATCTTGCTACGGGTACTGGTAAAACTACTATTGCGTTTCAAATTGCGTGGAAATTAAGACAAGCCGGTAAAATCCGAAGGGTTTTGTTTTTAGCAGATAGAAATGTTCTACGCGATCAGGCATTTAATACTTTCGAGCCTTTCGGTAATGCTCGTGGCTATATTGAAAATGGCGAAATTTCAACGGCGCGAGATATTTATTTTAGTATTTATCAATCAATGTACGGAGAAAAAGATGGGAAGCGTGTTTTTGAGCAATACCCAAAAGATTTTTTTGACCTTGTAATTATTGATGAATGTCATCGTTCTGGTTTTGGAAATTGGAATGATATTTTAAAACATTTTTCTAGTGCCATTCATCTTGGTATGACTGCAACGCCAAAGCAGGATGAAAACATAAACACATACAAATACTTCGGTAATCCTCAAAATAATTTTAAGGCCGCTTATGAATATACTATGGCACAAGGAATTGATGATGGTTTTTTGGCAAATTTCTTGCTCCATAAAGTAAATCTGAATGTTGATAAAGATGGGTTAAAAATAGAAGATGCCGTCAAAGAAGGTGCGCAGGTTGAAATACCGGATGATGCAGAACCGGATGATTTCTACAAAATGGAGCAATTTGAAAAGCAGATTATTTTACCCGACCGAACAGAGAAAATGTGCGAGCACCTTGCTGGGCTTATAAAGACTTACGGCGAAATGCAAAAGACCATTGTATTTTGCGTAACAATGGATCACGCAGGAGAAGTTTCTAAGCATCTGCAAAATAGCTTTGCTTATTTAGGTTATCCAAATTATGCCGTCCGTATTGTGTCAGAGGAATCAGACGCACTAGCCCTACTAAAAACTTTTCAAGATCAAGCACAGAGTGTTCCTGTCATTGCGACTACTGTTGATTTGCTTTCAACCGGTTTTGATGCGCCAACTGTCCAAAATATTGTCTTTATGAAGCCAATCCGCTCACCGATTGTTTTCAAACAAATTATGGGACGAGGAAGCCGTATTTCCAAAGAAAAAGGAAAATTGTGGTATCGGGTTATTGACTATACTAATGCTACTCGTCTTATTGATGAATGGATTGAGGGAACACCAGAAATTAAACCCGATTCTCCGAGAATAAATTTTCTTAATGGCAGTGTTGTGGGACCAATGCACGATGCGTTTGATGTTATTGCGCCGATAGAAAATGCTCTTTTGACTATACAACTTTCTCCAAATGAACAGATTCAATCAAGAACAGACAAAGATGGATTATTTGCTCTAACTAATTTACCAGAAGGAAAAATAAAATTATTTGTTACAGCTTCAGGATATAAACGCCGTGAAATAACACTTGAAACTCAACCGACAACCAAAGAAAAAATACAAATAGAGCTTACTTTGCAAAAGAAACCAGTTCCTCCGATAAAAGTTACTGGACTCACTGTGTTTATTGAAGATGAGATGATGTTTGAGGTGGAAATACTTGGTAAAAGACTTAATCTAAAAGAATATGTTGCGTATTCTAAAGAAGAAATTGGTAAAATTGCTACAAATGTTGAAAATCTTAGAACAACATGGATAAAACAAGAAACTCGCGACGCTCTCATTGCCGAACTTGAGCAGAATGGTATCAATATAAAAATGCTTTCTAAAATTACCAACAATGATGAAGCTGATGATTACGATCTGCTTGCATCTCTGGGCTTCGGTGAGCAGATTCATTCTCGCCAAGAGCGTGCAGATGCAGTAGTGAACAAAGAGCAGGAATTTCTAAAACTTTTCACTCCCGATCAACTTCGTATTATCAAAGGCTTGCTTTTGAAATATCAGGAAAATGGTATTACAGAAATTACAAAAGCAGATGTATTTGATGTATATCCAATGCCCGGCTTTACCTATTCGCAAAATGCTTTCGGTTCTCCGCGCGCACTGCGACAAAATGTCGATAAATTACAGGAAAAGCTTTACGCAAATAATTAA
- the rplS gene encoding 50S ribosomal protein L19, with protein MQPITIKFSPVNIEERKKLDIRAGDTVRVFSKIQEKGKTRLQAFEGMVLGLKHGKQSGGTFTVYKVTSGVGVEKVYPLYSPVIDKIEVLRRAKVRRSKLYYITEKVAREVRRKMKHSRALPQGVPEEALEVMEPEESEAPTPEEVGVPTESVGKTKSE; from the coding sequence ATGCAACCGATCACTATTAAATTTTCTCCCGTAAATATTGAAGAACGAAAAAAGCTCGACATTCGTGCGGGCGATACGGTGCGCGTCTTCTCGAAGATACAGGAAAAAGGGAAGACTCGCCTCCAGGCTTTTGAGGGAATGGTTCTCGGCCTTAAGCATGGAAAACAATCCGGCGGAACATTTACTGTCTATAAAGTCACAAGCGGAGTTGGTGTTGAGAAAGTGTACCCCCTCTATTCCCCAGTCATTGATAAAATTGAAGTTTTGCGCCGAGCAAAAGTGCGCCGATCAAAGCTCTACTACATCACTGAAAAGGTTGCCCGCGAAGTTCGCAGAAAAATGAAACACTCCCGCGCACTTCCGCAAGGAGTTCCCGAAGAAGCGCTTGAAGTCATGGAGCCCGAAGAGAGTGAAGCCCCGACGCCCGAAGAGGTCGGGGTCCCGACCGAAAGCGTCGGGAAAACAAAATCAGAATAA
- a CDS encoding RluA family pseudouridine synthase: protein MNISVIYEDEDILAINKPAGITVHTDGRSKEKTLSDWVVEHYPSVRGVGEGIKLASGQEIPKHGIVHRLDRDTSGVMIIAKNQEAFLFFKNQFQDREVQKTYRAIVHGRVKETKGIIDKPIGKSRNDFRQWSAEKGARGVLREATTEYELLKSTKDFSYLSLHPKTGRTHQIRVHLKSIGHPVLCDKLYASKRLCEGGLLRMALHAYSISINTPNKTHITIEAPVPDDFTGALAQLGLS, encoded by the coding sequence ATGAACATTTCTGTTATTTACGAAGATGAAGATATTCTTGCGATCAATAAACCGGCGGGCATCACAGTACACACCGACGGGAGGTCTAAAGAAAAAACGCTTTCAGATTGGGTTGTTGAACACTACCCGTCAGTACGAGGAGTGGGGGAGGGAATCAAGCTTGCATCTGGTCAGGAAATTCCCAAACATGGCATTGTGCACCGCCTTGATCGCGATACATCTGGCGTTATGATTATCGCGAAAAACCAAGAAGCTTTTTTGTTTTTCAAAAATCAATTTCAGGACCGCGAAGTGCAAAAAACATACCGAGCGATCGTGCACGGGAGAGTAAAAGAAACAAAGGGGATCATTGATAAACCCATCGGGAAAAGTAGAAATGATTTCAGGCAATGGTCTGCGGAAAAAGGAGCGCGTGGGGTGTTGCGTGAGGCAACAACGGAGTATGAACTTCTAAAAAGCACAAAAGATTTTTCTTATCTTTCTCTTCATCCAAAAACGGGAAGGACGCACCAGATTCGCGTGCACTTAAAATCAATCGGACACCCGGTACTGTGCGATAAACTCTATGCATCGAAACGGCTTTGCGAAGGGGGACTTCTGCGGATGGCACTCCATGCTTATTCTATATCAATCAATACTCCCAATAAAACTCATATCACGATCGAAGCTCCTGTACCTGATGATTTTACCGGGGCGCTTGCACAGCTCGGGCTTTCGTGA
- the uppS gene encoding polyprenyl diphosphate synthase codes for MKDTITTPENGKIPHCIGIIMDGNRRWAKARGLPVFMGHSEGYKKFKEFIRWARKRGARYVVAYAFSTENWKRSEAEVGQITELLRMVLDTEVESLKKEGIKLKFIGNVEQFPPDVVNKVREAEKETASGVNIEVVVALSYGGRDEIISAIKKLSLEDMQNLTEKSFSEKISTQGIPDPDIILRTGGEMRLSNFLLWQSAYSELFFTKTLWSDFTEKEFNGMIDEFSSRERRNGK; via the coding sequence ATGAAGGATACAATCACTACTCCAGAAAACGGTAAAATCCCGCATTGCATCGGGATTATTATGGACGGGAATCGCCGGTGGGCGAAAGCGCGCGGACTCCCTGTGTTTATGGGACATAGCGAGGGGTATAAAAAATTCAAAGAGTTTATTCGGTGGGCACGGAAGCGGGGTGCTCGGTACGTTGTAGCGTATGCATTTTCAACAGAAAACTGGAAACGATCTGAGGCAGAAGTGGGTCAAATCACCGAACTGCTTCGCATGGTGCTCGATACTGAAGTTGAATCATTGAAAAAAGAGGGCATTAAGCTGAAATTTATCGGCAACGTCGAGCAGTTTCCTCCTGACGTTGTAAACAAAGTGCGTGAAGCAGAAAAAGAAACCGCGAGTGGTGTGAACATTGAAGTTGTTGTGGCGTTATCTTATGGCGGGCGAGATGAAATCATATCAGCAATAAAAAAACTTTCTCTGGAGGACATGCAAAATCTTACGGAAAAAAGCTTTTCGGAAAAGATTTCCACGCAAGGAATTCCAGACCCTGATATTATTTTGCGAACTGGGGGAGAAATGCGACTTTCTAACTTTCTTCTGTGGCAATCCGCATACAGTGAACTCTTTTTTACAAAAACGCTCTGGTCAGATTTTACCGAAAAAGAATTTAATGGCATGATCGATGAATTTTCTTCGCGTGAGCGGAGAAATGGGAAATAA
- a CDS encoding acylphosphatase, whose protein sequence is MQKRLECKITGLVQGVMFRDFVKRTALSLDLVGTVENRADNLVYVVAEGEEGQLKKLIPILRKKPLISRMVARVENIDEQWGESTGTFPDFQILY, encoded by the coding sequence ATGCAAAAACGTCTCGAATGCAAAATAACCGGCCTTGTGCAGGGAGTGATGTTTCGTGATTTTGTGAAGCGTACAGCGCTCTCGCTTGACCTCGTGGGAACCGTAGAAAATCGTGCTGATAACCTGGTCTACGTTGTCGCGGAAGGGGAAGAAGGGCAACTTAAAAAATTAATACCGATACTTCGGAAGAAACCGCTTATTTCTCGAATGGTTGCACGTGTTGAAAATATTGATGAGCAGTGGGGCGAATCCACCGGAACATTTCCTGATTTTCAGATTTTATATTAG
- the pilM gene encoding pilus assembly protein PilM, which translates to MKKSLFYKFFPPPVFLRMPSVGFDISDQAIRFVEIIETRKGFVIGKYGFRNIAPGVIIGGEIKNTEELKKVLSSIHQEHNIDFANVSLPEQQSYLLTINVLTMKQSEIRGSLELQLEEYVPISMGDATFDYDIVNSSHKDKEHMELSLAAVPRTVAESYTSIFEHTGIMPIAFEVEAQAVARSIIPRGDKGTYMIVDFGKTQTGISIVSEETVVFTSTLNIGGSSLTKAIEKQFGVSTEEAENIKKEKGFLKNEETQEMFLVLMSTVSILKDEINKHYIYWNTHLDQDGGKRPKVEKVFMCGSDSNLTGFIDFVLPGLKTEIELGNAMVNVNTFDRYIPEIEFGDSLSYATAIGLALRPSE; encoded by the coding sequence ATGAAAAAAAGTCTTTTCTATAAATTTTTCCCCCCACCGGTATTTTTGAGAATGCCTTCCGTTGGGTTTGATATTTCGGATCAGGCTATACGATTTGTGGAAATTATTGAAACACGCAAAGGTTTTGTAATTGGAAAATACGGATTTCGAAATATTGCTCCCGGAGTTATTATAGGGGGAGAAATAAAAAATACCGAGGAGCTTAAAAAAGTTTTATCCTCTATACATCAAGAACACAATATTGATTTTGCCAACGTTTCATTACCTGAACAGCAATCGTACCTTCTCACGATTAATGTTCTCACCATGAAACAAAGCGAGATCCGAGGGAGTCTGGAACTTCAGCTTGAAGAATACGTTCCCATATCGATGGGGGACGCGACATTTGATTACGATATTGTAAATAGTTCACACAAAGATAAAGAACATATGGAACTTTCCCTTGCTGCTGTGCCCCGCACTGTTGCAGAAAGTTACACCAGTATTTTTGAACATACCGGCATCATGCCCATCGCGTTTGAAGTTGAAGCTCAAGCCGTTGCTCGTTCGATTATTCCGCGTGGCGACAAGGGGACTTATATGATTGTAGATTTTGGTAAAACACAAACGGGAATATCGATTGTCAGTGAAGAAACAGTAGTTTTTACTTCGACGCTAAACATTGGAGGAAGTTCGCTCACAAAAGCAATAGAAAAACAATTTGGAGTTAGCACAGAAGAGGCAGAAAATATAAAAAAAGAAAAGGGTTTCTTGAAAAACGAAGAAACACAGGAAATGTTTCTCGTACTCATGTCCACCGTTTCGATTTTAAAAGATGAGATCAATAAACATTATATATATTGGAACACACACCTTGATCAAGATGGCGGAAAAAGACCCAAGGTAGAAAAAGTATTTATGTGCGGGAGTGATTCAAACCTCACGGGCTTTATTGATTTTGTTTTACCGGGCCTGAAGACAGAAATAGAACTTGGTAATGCAATGGTAAACGTTAATACCTTTGATCGTTATATACCGGAAATCGAATTCGGCGACTCCTTAAGTTATGCGACAGCAATTGGTCTTGCGCTTCGTCCCTCCGAATAA
- a CDS encoding DedA family protein, with protein MFDFLHFDLIALIKTFGYLGIFAIVFAESGLFFGFFLPGDSLLFTAGLVASQGFLNIWILVPLIILAAILGDNVGYWFGAKIGPKIFTREDSFFFHKQHLERTHNFYLKYGSRAIVFARFIPIVRTFTPILAGVGTMPYGTFLKFNIIGGVLWGAGVTSASYFLGSIIPGVERYLLPIVIGIIIVSFIPIIIELVKNKGK; from the coding sequence ATGTTTGATTTTCTACATTTTGACTTAATAGCACTCATAAAAACATTCGGATACCTTGGCATATTCGCTATTGTGTTTGCAGAATCCGGTCTCTTTTTCGGATTCTTTTTGCCGGGCGATAGCTTGCTTTTTACCGCGGGACTCGTTGCTTCACAGGGATTTCTTAACATTTGGATACTTGTACCGCTCATAATTCTCGCCGCGATATTGGGCGACAATGTTGGTTATTGGTTTGGTGCAAAGATTGGTCCCAAAATTTTTACACGAGAAGACTCCTTCTTTTTTCATAAGCAACACCTTGAACGTACCCATAATTTTTACCTCAAATACGGCTCAAGAGCAATCGTGTTTGCGCGTTTTATTCCCATCGTGCGCACATTTACCCCAATCCTTGCCGGGGTGGGGACGATGCCGTACGGCACGTTTTTGAAATTTAATATTATTGGCGGTGTTCTCTGGGGTGCTGGCGTTACGTCCGCAAGTTATTTTCTCGGATCAATTATTCCTGGCGTTGAACGATATCTACTGCCGATTGTCATAGGAATCATCATTGTTTCATTCATCCCCATTATTATTGAACTTGTAAAAAATAAAGGGAAATGA
- a CDS encoding reverse transcriptase/maturase family protein: MLRHGYDDIISLENLLVSWQEFLRGKRKRKDVAEFLLNFADNLFLLRGELAAKIYTHGGYYAFKINDPKPRDIHKATVRDRLVHHAIYRTLYTYFDRKFIFDSYSCRLGKGTHRAINRFREYSGKVSSNYTNTAWVLKCDIRKFFASIDHAILKDILARHIKDGNILWLLGQVIDSFHTEGKIGIGLPLGNLTSQLLVNIYMNEFDQFMKHTTKVKHYIRYADDFVVVHGDKNYLESLIPKISEFLEVKLKLTLHPDKVFIKTFASGIDFLGWVHFTNHRVLRTTTKCRMFRRLEKRPTKETYESYLGLLSHGDTHDPSVGIKKFLYSWRINNDTMCP; the protein is encoded by the coding sequence ATGCTGCGCCATGGATATGATGATATCATTTCCCTAGAAAATTTGCTTGTCTCGTGGCAGGAATTTTTGCGCGGTAAACGGAAACGAAAGGACGTTGCGGAGTTTTTATTGAACTTTGCCGATAATCTGTTCCTGCTTCGAGGTGAACTCGCGGCAAAAATATACACACATGGCGGATATTATGCGTTTAAGATCAATGACCCGAAACCGCGTGATATTCACAAAGCAACGGTTCGTGATCGGTTGGTGCACCACGCGATTTACCGCACCCTTTATACCTATTTTGACCGGAAATTTATTTTTGATTCGTATTCCTGCAGATTAGGCAAGGGTACGCACCGCGCCATCAACCGATTCAGAGAATATAGCGGGAAAGTTTCATCTAACTATACGAATACCGCATGGGTTTTGAAGTGCGATATCAGAAAATTTTTTGCAAGCATAGATCACGCAATACTGAAAGATATTTTGGCTCGGCATATCAAAGACGGAAATATTCTCTGGCTTTTGGGGCAGGTTATTGATAGTTTTCATACTGAAGGCAAAATTGGCATCGGTCTACCGCTTGGCAACCTTACGTCGCAGCTCCTTGTCAATATCTATATGAATGAGTTTGATCAGTTCATGAAACATACGACCAAGGTGAAGCATTATATTCGCTATGCTGATGATTTTGTGGTAGTGCATGGCGACAAGAATTATCTTGAAAGTCTTATCCCAAAAATTTCCGAATTTCTTGAAGTAAAACTCAAGCTCACTCTCCATCCCGACAAGGTTTTTATAAAGACATTTGCATCAGGCATTGATTTTCTCGGCTGGGTGCACTTTACAAACCATCGGGTCCTCAGGACAACGACCAAATGCAGGATGTTTCGGCGTTTAGAGAAACGCCCAACGAAGGAGACGTACGAATCGTACCTCGGGCTCCTCTCTCACGGGGATACGCACGATCCCTCTGTTGGAATCAAAAAATTTTTGTATTCGTGGAGAATAAATAATGATACAATGTGCCCATGA
- a CDS encoding four helix bundle protein, producing the protein MAQHFPLSLSLSLENASILQRIKEGYLVWLKIVSHIPKGQRYTLGARIENKFLDLLEVAHQAYFIEREKKMGKVVQCIFLLDTLKFLLHVGWEAKLISHKHYAEIAEKLDEIGKMLGG; encoded by the coding sequence ATGGCGCAGCATTTTCCTCTCTCTCTCTCTCTCTCTCTCGAAAACGCTTCGATCCTTCAGCGCATCAAAGAGGGATATTTGGTGTGGTTGAAGATTGTCTCGCATATTCCCAAAGGACAACGCTATACGTTAGGCGCTCGTATTGAAAACAAATTTCTTGATCTGCTCGAGGTTGCACACCAAGCATACTTCATTGAGCGGGAAAAGAAAATGGGGAAAGTCGTGCAGTGCATATTCCTACTCGACACGCTTAAGTTTCTCCTCCATGTCGGATGGGAAGCAAAACTTATCTCGCACAAACACTACGCCGAAATCGCAGAAAAGCTGGATGAGATCGGCAAAATGCTCGGTGGCTGA
- a CDS encoding RuvX/YqgF family protein, producing the protein MKFLGIDYGAKRVGIATGDSEGGMAFPRTVLPNDKKLIPAIKELCDKEHIAEIVLGESLDYKMKPNVIMEKITPFKKELEDVTGLPVHFEREFMTSAAAEHLQGKGEMIDASAAAIILQSYLDKKKNQE; encoded by the coding sequence ATGAAATTTCTTGGCATTGATTATGGGGCAAAACGCGTAGGAATCGCGACTGGAGATAGTGAAGGCGGTATGGCTTTCCCGCGTACGGTTCTCCCCAACGACAAAAAACTTATTCCTGCCATCAAAGAACTCTGCGATAAAGAACATATTGCCGAAATCGTTCTCGGTGAATCTCTTGATTACAAAATGAAACCAAATGTTATTATGGAGAAGATAACTCCGTTTAAAAAGGAGTTAGAGGATGTCACGGGTTTGCCAGTTCACTTTGAGCGGGAATTCATGACATCCGCCGCCGCGGAACATTTGCAAGGGAAGGGAGAGATGATTGATGCATCCGCGGCGGCAATCATTTTGCAAAGTTATTTGGATAAAAAGAAGAATCAAGAATAA